The following coding sequences lie in one Komagataeibacter sucrofermentans DSM 15973 genomic window:
- a CDS encoding glycerol dehydrogenase — MSAFIKPQTPAAWAILGLAVVIVLLGLPLAYMGAELMFLGGSWYYVIIGIAVTAAGVLMAMGRSMGAMLYLAAVGVTWLWAFWEVGFDGWGLLPRVFGPTILAIAVALCLPALRRMESAHSTSVREVA; from the coding sequence ATGTCAGCTTTCATAAAACCACAGACCCCCGCCGCGTGGGCGATCCTGGGTCTTGCGGTTGTTATCGTTCTTCTGGGGCTGCCCCTTGCCTATATGGGTGCCGAACTCATGTTTCTGGGTGGCTCCTGGTATTATGTCATTATTGGCATTGCCGTCACGGCAGCGGGCGTGCTCATGGCCATGGGCCGCTCCATGGGGGCCATGCTGTATCTGGCCGCTGTTGGCGTGACGTGGCTGTGGGCTTTCTGGGAAGTCGGGTTTGATGGCTGGGGCCTGCTGCCCCGCGTGTTCGGGCCGACCATCCTCGCCATTGCCGTGGCTCTGTGCCTGCCCGCCCTGCGCCGCATGGAAAGCGCTCACTCAACATCCGTGCGGGAGGTCGCATAA